The following proteins are co-located in the Phaeodactylum tricornutum CCAP 1055/1 chromosome 2, whole genome shotgun sequence genome:
- a CDS encoding predicted protein, translating into MPPYDDEERDHRVTASDDDNDVGEQIRVSLTLAVECTDRSLEVPSEVIAVPATIGRQGLSAVINHLLDRRIANEDGTDMEDDEEADDRLPALKFDFILGRNNKLLRTGVEKEARRSGISLEEAILVTYFPAQEAPDFSGESEPLPDWISAMTLVQSTSNLKLCTATYDGSIQVFEPNLEGGKENLRLTSVGSKSRAHVGPIKSLDAAMSQDETLWVATGSMDQSLAIHCMKVGTSKLQLFALCKEGHAAAVGSVDLAVRDKVLASGDWDGGVSLWDFSNSVDPIEHAQPLKKSKTGSTTSSKKEELSAKLLSPKISIQAHSSKVSGLSWGNFEKTQNSSLDRLITGSWDHSLKVWDMERQDCLLTLNGSRVVSCLDTSYHSSGIVATGHPDCTVRLWDVRIDATNESSLALSDNTFKPSHREWISSVRWSRRNAYTLASTSHDGTVKVWDIRSSIPLHTVQAFDKNHKSLCIAFGSLKDTNDFIFAGGTDCVVKEYCNG; encoded by the coding sequence ATGCCCCCGTACGACGATGAGGAGAGGGATCATCGCGTTACAGcctcggacgacgacaatgatgTGGGGGAACAAATTCGTGTGTCGTTGACGCTGGCGGTGGAATGCACAGACCGCTCCCTCGAAGTACCATCCGAAGTCATTGCCGTTCCCGCCACAATCGGTCGGCAAGGTCTATCGGCTGTGATCAATCATTTATTGGATCGAAggattgccaacgaagatggtacagatatggaagacgatgaagaagcaGATGATCGTTTGCCGGCTCTCAAATTTGATTTCATTCTGGGAAGGAATAACAAATTGTTGCGAACTGGTGTCGAGAAGGAAGCCAGACGGAGTGGCATTagtttggaagaagcaatttTAGTGACATATTTCCCGGCTCAAGAAGCTCCCGACTTTTCTGGTGAGAGTGAACCTCTCCCAGATTGGATTTCTGCCATGACCTTGGTGCAATCGACGAGCAACCTTAAACTCTGCACTGCCACATACGACGGCTCCATACAAGTTTTCGAACCTAATTTGGAGGGAGGTAAAGAAAATTTGCGCCTAACATCCGTCGGCAGTAAAAGCCGAGCTCACGTTGGTCCCATAAAGTCATTGGATGCGGCTATGAGCCAGGACGAGACCTTGTGGGTTGCAACTGGTTCGATGGATCAATCACTTGCTATACACTGTATGAAGGTTGGAACATCGAAACTACAACTCTTTGCACTTTGCAAGGAAGGCCATGCAGCGGCTGTTGGCAGTGTCGATCTCGCAGTCCGTGACAAAGTTCTGGCCAGTGGTGATTGGGATGGCGGCGTCAGTTTGTGGGACTTCTCAAACTCGGTGGATCCTATAGAGCACGCGCAGCCACTTAAAAAATCCAAAACTGGCTCGACAACATCATCtaagaaggaagaattgtCCGCAAAATTGCTGTCGCCAAAGATAAGTATTCAAGCACACTCTTCCAAAGTGAGTGGGTTGTCATGGGGCAACTTTGAAAAGACCCAGAATTCCAGCTTGGACCGTCTTATTACGGGAAGCTGGGATCACAGCCTAAAAGTTTGGGATATGGAGCGACAAGACTGTCTTTTGACGCTAAATGGGTCACGGGTCGTCAGCTGCTTGGATACATCGTACCATTCCTCTGGGATCGTCGCCACCGGACACCCTGATTGCACCGTACGACTGTGGGATGTCCGTATCGACGCCACCAACGAATCCAGCCTTGCTCTCTCCGACAATACTTTCAAGCCTAGTCATAGAGAATGGATTTCGTCCGTACGTTGGTCGCGAAGAAATGCATACACACTCGCTTCGACAAGCCACGATGGAACTGTGAAAGTCTGGGATATTCGATCGTCTATACCGCTGCATACGGTCCAAGCTTTTGACAAGAACCACAAGAGCTTGTGCATCGCCTTTGGAAGCCTCAAGGATACCAACGACTTCATTTTTGCGGGGGGAACAGATTGCGTTGTGAAGGAGTATTGCAATGGATAG
- a CDS encoding predicted protein, translated as MQVARIGSRRSATKLLRPQSTGPPPTAAASPRQALSRSSVACVSPFENRGIHFHSGKFPSPSTRRNFSSSSIDGIDTVEHALASSNVKEAQSALDKIPADSSLTLPDLQSLRGRVLDAWLEHQENLLEIYNYTSPERSHLREICLAAESAHNLLEQIEPLFSNSNLTSYSIYGEEFKSDLDVSDEEALRRPMKPYNTVLTQRCNAVLRAWARTSRAGQGINTRLTRAIPQRAQFLLEGMELSYENGSDRLRTVLPTVESFNQVLEAWAYSDEHLRGAMAEQLFQKLRHGNPAAVHFNGRSYRLIIAAWSWSRERRHAFNATGHLMKMLRKLEKGDESMEPTMDDYHMILKAWTNAEDRMAPTKAESVLQLMDYAYNNGITFLQPDITCYRCVLVTAARRRSLPELGRLVDNLLMRMKERLMVPDTLCYQSAITTWKNVALNHEFPENVELGVRRTIELLTEMKLAESRSTLVSVKPSTINYNDVIEALTASSHPRRIQQAQHLLSEMESEFFKRGNNLLKPSANSYRLMIEVLNSVASVKRVVEAKAVVLKMSDKFDELFDASHMSRKENKAVVVATFNAFIRLCATTPVEAEDEGMRILREALAVVDKMRSHVVLEPNSATYAALLEACKDLLPIGPERRRLVEMVFRVCCDEGMVNHIVLKELRDAATSEQYTKMVVAYGEEMEGKRMVPEAWTIKALGDRVCTEDGRKAKPLGVDEIYCEVEDLRWKSERSWRW; from the exons ATGCAGGTCGCTCGCATCGGATCCAGGCGCTCGGCAACAAAACTACTTCGCCCACAATCGACTGGTCCTCCTCCTACTGCTGCAGCTTCTCCCCGTCAAGCCTTGTCTAGAAGCTCTGTAGCATGCGTTAGTCCGTTTGAGAATCGTGGAATTCATTTTCATTCAGGAAAATTTCCTTCACCCTCTACCAGGCGTAACTTTTCCTCGTCTTCGATTGATGGAATCGACACCGTGGAACATGCGCTGGCTTCTTCCAATGTGAAGGAAGCACAATCGGCACTGGACAAAATTCCGGCGGATTCTTCACTTACACTGCCTGACCTTCAAAGTCTTCGCGGTAGAGTTCTGGATGCTTGGCTGGAGCATCAAGAGAACCTCCTAGAGATTTACAACTACACGAGTCCTGAACGGAGTCATCTTCGTGAAATCTGTCTCGCTGCTGAGTCCGCTCACAATTTACTAGAACAGATAGAACCCTTGTTTTCCAACAGCAACTTGACATCCTACAGTATCTACGGTGAAGAATTCAAATCTGATCTGGACGTGAGTGATGAGGAAGCGCTACGACGGCCCATGAAGCCGTATAACACAGTGCTTACCCAGCGTTGCAACGCCGTCTTGAGAGCATGGGCTCGAACATCTCGGGCCGGTCAAGGCATTAACACTCGCCTTACACGAGCAATTCCACAGCGAGCTCAATTTCTTTTAGAGGGTATGGAATTGTCGTATGAAAATGGCAGCGACCGACTGAGGACAGTATTGCCCACTGTGGAGAGTTTTAACCAAGTTTTGGAGGCTTGGGCGTACAGTGACGAGCATCTGCGCGGTGCTATGGCAGAGCAGTTATTTCAAAAGTTAAGGCATGGCAATCCTGCAGCTGTCCACTTCAATGGAAGATCGTACCGACTAATCATTGCGGCCTGGTCTTGGAGTCGTGAGCGGAGGCACGCATTCAATGCCACTGGTCACTTAATGAAGATGTTGCGTAAATTAGAGAAGGGCGACGAAAGCATGGAGCCTACCATGGATGACTATCATATGATTCTCAAAGCCTGGACGAATGCTGA GGATAGGATGgctccaacaaaggctgaatcTGTGTTGCAGCTTATGGACTATGCATATAACAACGGAATAACATTTTTGCAACCCGACATAACTTGCTACCGCTGTGTGCTGGTGACTGCTGCTCGCCGTCGGTCGCTTCCTGAGCTAGGTAGGCTGGTCGACAACCTTCTAATGCGCATGAAGGAGCGTCTCATGGTTCCTGATACACTGTGCTATCAATCGGCAATAACGACGTGGAAAAATGTTGCTCTGAATCACGAATTCCCGGAAAATGTGGAATTAGGAGTGAGACGAACAATCGAGTTGCTGACGGAGATGAAGTTGGCTGAAAGCCGCAGCACATTGGTATCTGTCAAGCCATCTACCATCAACTATAACGATGTGATCGAGGCGCTTACTGCAAGTTCCCATCCTCGCCGAATACAACAAGCACAACATTTACTTTccgaaatggaaagcgaATTCTTTAAAAGAGGAAATAATCTTCTAAAACCAAGCGCGAATAGTTATCGTCTGATGATTGAGGTGTTGAACAGCGTGGCATCCGTGAAGAGAGTGGTCGAGGCTAAGGCTGTGGTTCTCAAAATGAGTGATAAGTTCGATGAGTTGTTCGATGCAAGCCACATGAGTCGAAAAGAGAATAAAGCTGTAGTTGTCGCTACTTTCAACGCTTTTATTCGCCTTTGTGCTACCACTCCCGTCGAAGCTGAGGATGAAGGCATGCGAATCCTACGTGAAGCCCTGGCGGTTGTCGATAAGATGAGGAGTCATGTCGTATTGGAGCCAAACTCAGCCACCTACGCTGCCCTGTTAGAGGCTTGCAAAGATTTGTTGCCGATAGGTCCAGAGAGACGTAGGCTTGTGGAGATGGTATTCCGAGTTTGTTGCGACGAGGGCATGGTCAATCATATCGTCCTGAAGGAACTACGCGATGCAGCAACTTCTGAGCAGTACACGAAGATGGTCGTAGCATACGGTGAAGAGATGGAAGGGAAAAGAATGGTTCCTGAAGCGTGGACGATCAAAGCACTAGGGGATCGGGTGTGCACTGAAGACGGTCGAAAGGCAAAGCCGCTGGGTGTTGATG AAATCTATTGCGAGGTGGAAGACTTACGATGGAAGAGCGAAAGGAGTTGGCGTTGGTAA
- a CDS encoding predicted protein — protein sequence MEGTSTLADSLLDDLDDLSDVEDVADDAKNILQGETETSQTHKEFTGPRRKRFLDDPNLLKHVNEVRYNEKNNMEKPQSKDQDAEEYRLIVQSNKQLANLANELSLTHIDLCTAYHPKFPELEELLPGTGQYKDAVRVIRNEMDMTKVNEGLNAFLNSNQIITISVSGSTTSGRMLLEEELVVVDKLIEYMDQICELQSELNLFVESRMEGLAPNVCALIGPTTAAKLLALAGGLAELSGIPACNLQVLGQVKQNAASRAGFSSATTRPHEGTLAECDLVRRCPRHLQKRALKMVAAKLALAARCDYVNVNSGRERTPTSGRQFRSDIESKISQWHEPDRAQVLKALPKPDLTIKKRRGGKRMRRLKERYEETAMMKQANTRAFSAKAGEYGDDAMGLSLGLLDKSDVTASGSLRKKTEKRKLRVANTKASRKRAEQMKATTNTNGLARMELVNPDANRERLREANNKWFSNNAGFQSALPKK from the exons ATGGAAGGAACAAGTACACTAGCAGACTCGCTGTTGGACGATCTCGACGACCTTTCCGACGTCGAAGACGTCGCCGACGATGCGAAAAACATATTGCAAGGCGAAACAGAAACGTCGCAAACCCACAAGGAATTTACTGGACCAAGAAGAAAGCGATTTCTGGACGATCCGAATTTGCTGAAACATGTCAATGAGGTGAGATACAATGAAAAGAACAATATGGAGAAGCCACAGAGCAAAGACCAGGATGCAGAAGAGTACCGACTCATCGTGCAGTCCAACAAGCAACTCGCGAACTTAGCAAACGAGCTATCTCTGACCCACATCGACCTCTGCACCGCCTATCATCCGAAATTTCCGGAATTGGAAGAGCTGTTGCCGGGTACTGGTCAGTACAAGGATGCTGTTCGTGTGATTCGTAACGAAATGGACATGACAAAAGTCAACGAAGGTCTGAATGCCTTTCTCAACAGTAATCAGATCATTACGATTAGTGTATCTGGGAGTACAACATCAGGTCGTatgcttttggaagaagaactaGTTGTCGTCGACAAACTGATCGAGTACATGGACCAAATTTGTGAGCTGCAATCTGAATTGAATCTGTTTGTAGAATCCCGCATGGAAGGCCTCGCACCAAATGTGTGCGCATTGATCGGCCCTACAACGGCCGCCAAACTTTTAGCACTGGCAGGAGGTCTAGCCGAGCTGTCAGGAATCCCAGCCTGCAATCTTCAGGTCCTAGGACAGGTCAAACAGAACGCGGCCAGTCGTGCCGGATTTTCGTCAGCCACCACAAGGCCCCACGAAGGAACCTTGGCCGAATGCGACCTAGTCCGTAGATGCCCTCGGCACCTTCAAAAAAGGGCTCTCAAGATGGTTGCGGCCAAGCTCGCGCTTGCAGCGCGTTGCGATTACGTCAACGTTAATTCTGGACGGGAGAGAACCCCGACATCGGGACGACAGTTTCGCTCCGATATTGAATCCAAGATTTCTCAGTGGCACGAGCCAGACAGGGCTCAAGTTCTAAAAGCATTACCAAA ACCCGATCTTACGATAAAGAAGCGTCGTGGCGGCAAACGAATGCGGCGCCTTAAGGAACGTTACGAAGAAACAGCGATGATGAAACAGGCAAATACCCGGGCGTTTTCAGCGAAAGCCGGAGAGTACGGCGATGACGCGATGGGGTTGAGTTTGGGGCTTTTGGATAAATCTGACGTCACAGCTAGTGGGAGCTTGCGCAAAAAGACAGAAAAACGCAAATTGAGAGTAGCGAATACCAAGGCATCGCGAAAGCGCGCCGAGCAGATGAAGGCAACAACGAATACAAACGGATTGGCTA GGATGGAATTGGTGAATCCTGATGCTAATCGAGAACGATTGCGAGAGGCAAATAACAAATGGTTCAGCAATAACGCAGGGTTTCAATCGGCGCTGCCGAAAAAGTAG
- a CDS encoding predicted protein, translated as MTDNINLETSEAKPEWTILYHVPGLCKGRGEFLRLMLEDKGISYVDTDENLYGPEGLTDVFRGSLEAIDADIDNPKYPYPTMFPPVIWHRPTNGDPQVLINQVAACMIYIGDVLGYAPSTIAEKAKANAILMNAIDYITNGRSSFHPVDNHASYKDQKEQGDQASLEFSQGRMKKYLHHFHKIVARNGGSRKPVAGGEFVTYADFALFHVLDATIAQFNTDFYDMAWDTTNVPALKDYHAWMKSRPMLQSYFLSDRCAPFAGDSMM; from the exons ATGACTGATAACATCAATTTAGAAACATCCGAAGCCAAGCCAGAGTGGACTATCTTGTATCACGTACCAGGATTATGCAAAGGTCGCGGAGAGTTCTTGCGTCTCATGCTTGAAGACAAAGGGATATCGTACGTCGACACCGACGAGAATCTTTATGGGCCGGAAGGTCTGACGGATGTTTTCCGAGGATCCTTGGAGGCAATCGACGCGGACATCGACAATCCCAAATACCCTTATCCAACAATGTTTCCACCTGTAATATGGCATCGTCCAACCAATGGTGACCCTCAAGTCCTCATCAATCAGGTTGCGGCTTGCATGATCTACATTGGTGATGTGCTGGGCTATGCTCCAAGTACGATTGCCGAGAAAGCAAAGGCAAACGCCATTCTTATGAATGCCATTGATTACATCACGAACGGTCGCAGTAGTTTTCATCCTGTAGATAATCATGCGAGTTACAAGGACCAGAAAGAGCAAGGTGATCAAGCTTCCTTGGAATTTTCGCAAGGGCGAATGAAGAAGTACTTGCACCATTTTCACAAAATTGTCGCTCGGAACGGTGGTTCTCGCAAACCGGTAGCTGGTGGTGAGTTTGTAACTTACGCCGACTTTGCTCTGTTTCATGTATTGGATGCGACTATTGCCCAGTTCAATACTGACTTTTACGATATGGCATGGGATACCACAAATGTGCCAGCATTGAAGGACTATCACGCTTGGATGAAATCCCGGCCCATGTTGCAATCGTATTTTTTGTCGGACCGGTGCGCTC CCTTTGCCGGTGATAGCATGATGTAG
- a CDS encoding triosephosphate isomerase (Probably triosephosphate isomerase Catalyzies D-glyceraldhyde 3-phosphate to glycerone phosphate) has protein sequence MKISSIALLLSIVSEISAFTVHYSNTNKNAGLRLTSMELSARKPFITGNWKLNPQTKGEAIELALGIQSSITGKSPCDVGLFVPFPFIGAVQNAVGDKLVVGAEMVSPQDAGAFTGGISCSMLKSIGVDWALAGHSERRTIFAETDDDINAQCLKLIESGMNVVLCIGETLQEFEKDLVGAICEVQLKKALAGISATDMSRVTIAYEPIWAIGTGKVATPEIAQDVHATCRQILVGMYGEQVANDTRILYGGSVSPESVDGLLAKPDIDGALVGGASLESEKFGRIINFEMAEAPMIA, from the exons ATGAAGATCTCTTCCATCGCCCTGCTTCTTTCGATAGTGTCGGAAATTTCTGCTTTCACTGTACATTattccaacaccaacaagaaTGCCGGACTTCGTTTGACGAGTATGGAATTATCGGCCCGCAAACCCTTCATAACGGGCAACTGGAAACTGAATCCTCAAACAAAAGGCGAAGCCATTGAGCTCGCACTCGGTATTCAATCTTCCATTACTGGAAAATCGCCCTGTGACGTCGGTCTTTTTGTGCCCTTTCCCTTTATTGGCGCTGTACAAAATGCCGTTGGCGACAAACTCGTCGTAGGAGCTGAG ATGGTCAGTCCGCAGGATGCGGGTGCCTTTACTGGTGGAATTTCCTGCAGCATGCTTAAGAGCATCGGCGTTGATTGGGCTTTGGCTGGACACTCCGAACGCCGAACAATTTTTGCCGAAACAGACGACGACATCAACGCTCAGTGCCTAAAATTGATTGAAAGTGGCATGAATGTAGTATTGTGCATTGGCGAAACCTTACAAGAAttcgaaaaggatttggTAGGTGCTATTTGTGAAGTCCAACTCAAAAAAGCACTGGCGGGTATCTCCGCTACCGACATGAGTAGGGTTACTATCGCGTACGAGCCAATCTGGGCCATTGGTACGGGCAAAGTAGCAACGCCTGAAATTGCGCAAGATGTGCACGCCACCTGCCGTCAGATTTTGGTCGGTATGTACGGTGAACAAGTCGCCAACGACACCCGCATTCTTTACGGAGGAAGCGTCAGCCCCGAATCGGTCGACGGTCTGCTTGCCAAACCCGACATTGACGGTGCTCTAGTTGGTGGCGCTTCACTTGAGTCGGAAAAGTTTGGTCGTATTATCAATTTTGAAATGGCCGAGGCTCCCATGATAGCGTAG